The Bdellovibrio bacteriovorus DNA segment TGATTCCCGAAGATCCAGCAGCGGAGTCGGTAAAAATGATTCCTTGCTCGCAAACACAGTTCGAGTTCCCTTTATCAACCCACTGGTCGAATGAAAAAGGAGACGTCGTCGAAGGTGCTGCGGATACATTGCAAACAAGTGAACCTAACAAGGTCGGCACTCGTCGTATGTACAATTATGGTTTCATCCCAGACTATGATCACTATATCGGTACGGACTACGACCCTTATCGCTATCAAGACGCTGATTTTAGGTCATTCAGTAACAATCTTTGCCAAAAGACGGGCGTCGCTTTGGAAGTGCGCCGTCCTAGTTCCTTTTCAAACTGGAGTATCGCAAAAAAGAAAATCGTCGAGGGTCGAGGTTCGGTGCAGATGATTTATGCTTTACGCATAAGTGGAGCGTTGCTGAATGTCTTCTTACCACCTAATTGGAAAAGCAGTGCAAAGCGAGGAACCTATCCACTTGTTGTTACGGGCTCCTACGACCTGAAGCAGTCCTTCACGTCTGAAATCCCTGAAGTCGTTTCCAGGACGTGGGCCGAATCCAAAGTTCCTGTCATCGGAGTTCTTTGGAACGGCGGTGGAGGATTAAACTCTCGAACGGTGAACACTAAGGCGCGAGCTCAGTTTAACGACATCGTTCAAAATTTAGCAGATCACTTTGGCGCAGATCCTTATCGCATAATTGCGACCGGAACTTCGCGTGGTGGCGCTACGGCGATGGCCATGGCCTCGAATCCAGAAAGGTACCCTTATAAAGTCGTGGGAGCGTTTGTCTCAGTTCCCCCCGCGGACTTTGGCTTTTTGGCAGAGCTGACGGGCGCAACGGTTCCCTTTCTTATGCAAGCGGCCGAATGGACGATCGGGCTTTTAGATACTTGGAAAAAAGACTTCCGCTATCCAAATCTTGGAAACAAGATGACAGGTTACACGCGCAATGAAGCTCACACACACATCCTAGTGGGGTCGAAAGATCGCGCGACGATGGATGCGAATTTAAGTTTAACGAGTCCACGCTTTGTGAATGCTTTGAAGAGTTCCGGAACGCAAGTGTATTTGGTCATTGGCTCACATGATTTCATTGTGGGGTGGGCGGATCAATATCGTTATGCACGTATTTTGCGAAATGCGGGAATTCCGATGGAGTTAAGTGTGAACTACCTTTCCGGTCACGGCGCTGTTGATACTGGAATGGATCCCGCAAACTTATCAAGAGTCATGAAACTTGTCGCCACTCGAAGCACAGTTTCGTTGATTCAAACCGGAAGAACGACTTATCGGCGTAATGATTATCTTCAAAAGAAGATGGTCGTCACTTCAGGGCAAGCCTTCACGATGGAAGTCCCAAGAATCGTCACACCAAGTGTTGAAGGCCATCTTATCATGACGGGTTTGCCGGGCACTCAGATAGAGTACGACGGTGTATTTTCAACAACGGCGCAAGGGCCCACATCTCCATTCGGTCTTCAAAAAGCCACTCTAAACTCAGAGGGACTTTTAATAACAAAGTTGGAGCTGGAAGCTGGTTTTTATAGAGTGCAGTCTGTGCGCATCTTAAAACCGGGCCAATCGAAATGGCAAAGTTTGGATTTAAAGCAAGGGACTACAAGCTTAGAACGAGGCACTCTGACTGTCGAAGTCCGCGATGTAGATCCTCATCCTGACACCACAGCCGGTGAAATTGCTGACGCTTTAACCAGAACTTATTTAGGAGCCGGTGGAGTTTCTGGCACCAACGGAAATCCAAATCTTACTTACGGCATAGTTGAAACAAACTAGGGAAGGTCCAAGCGTTTCTTGATGGCTTCGACGGCGTAAGCGTTTCGGCTCAAGATGGCGAAGTCCAATAGGGTTTGCTTGGTCTGCTTCGTGCGGAAAGTTCTTAGTTCGTCTTTCGTAATAGAACTGATCAAAAGATCGACGACCATATCATCAAAGATGTGCACGGTTTCACCTGAAGATGTTTTGTAAGAATCAATATAGGAAAAAATCGCATACTCAAGCGCGGTCATGTAGATCGGAAGCGAATCCTGATAGATGAAGACCGGAAAGTTTTCCGTCGCCGCCGAATACAGCAGAAGAGACTCGATCTTGTCCAAGTAGTATCTGCTATCTAAATCGGTTCTTAATGTCGCTAAAGCATGAATGCGTTTGCCGATAGCAAAGGCCAACGGACTATCTGAAGAGTTCACAAAAATTACGGGGCGATAAAGCTGCTTGGCTACATAGAAGCGATCTTTCAAGTAGGAGCAGTGTGGTTCGCTGGCGATATTTGGCCAACGCTGAAGTAGGATTGAAATCCAGTCAAACTTCCAATTGTCCAGCTCTTCAAAAAAAGCGGCATCACAAGTTGTGATCTTCTTCATGATATAGTCGTCAAACGTGCGTCGATGAAGAAGGTCTGGATATTTCGTTAAGAAAAACCAAATTCTTTGGGAGTAGTAGTAATCCTGATCTTGCACGCCTAAAAGCAAAAGATACTCATGAAGGATCAATTGCTCCTTCATAGGCTGATTCAATCGTTCCCATTTCGCAAGAGAGATCATTAGCCTTTTGGGTGTTTCGTTAGGATAGCTAATAGCGGTTTTCTCGACGCCATCAAGGTAAAGCGGTTGGGCGCTGAAATCGATCACGAGATCAAACTCCTGCATCCCTTTTTTAATTTCAGCCAGTTTTTTTAAGCCCAAAAGATCGCGGGAAATTTCATCTGAAAATCCGATAAGCGTGCTGCGAGTAGCGGCGATCAGATTGATCACGTCGATTTCATTGAAATCTCCACCGAAGCCTTCCTTCCATTGCGGAGTTTCTTCAGAACTTCGAGCTGCGTCAGCAAAGTTCAGGCGAATCGAGTGAGATCCACCATGCGTAGCGAAAGCCTGGCAAGAGATTGCGAAGAGCAACGTGATACAAATCTTTTGAATCATAGAACATCTACCTTCTTAGTTACCGGAAAAAACGAAATAGAAAGTTTATAAACGGAATCCTTTTTTTCTGACTCTTCTTGAAGAAGAGTGGCAAAAGCTCTTTGAAAGGTGACGATACCTTGCTTAGCTTTTTCGATTTGATTTTTACTTACCGCCATCGTCATTGAAGACTGAAGACGTTCTTCAACGGGAATGTCATCAAGAGCATCTAACGCCAGATTCAAGATCTGTTTTTGTAGATCACGGCGAGCATCGGCAGTGCCATTGGGAGTCCCGTTAGAAACATGGTCACTGTTATCTTTCCATTTGCCGTCGTCGGCTTTTACAAGCATGTCTAATCTAAAAAGACGATCCACGGCTTCTTGTGTCTCGTTGGCACTGAGTCCTAAACGTGTTTGGATCCAAGCGACATCCGATTGAAAATCGGCCAGACGTGTGAGTTCTAAAATGGCATAGTGATACCAGTCGGCCATCACACGGAATTGATCCAGCGATAAACTTAAAAATTCAACCTGCTTCTCTACGCGCTCCATCCATTGGCCTTGCTTTTCAATTTCGCGCAAGAAGAAGTCGCGACGCTTAAGATGCTGAACGATGGTATTAGGCAATTTCAAGACAGTGATAAAGTGTTCGAATTTATCTTCACTGATCCCGATCTGACCATTCAAGATTTTTGAAAGATGGGAAGGGTTGATTTCTAAAGCCCGTGCGAAAGCTCTTAATGAATAGCGCGGGTTCACCTGACAGCGACGCTGCAGTTCTTTTTGTAAGGCCTCGCGCATGGAATTAGGTAGATCGTTCGTAGAGAGTTCCTGTGTCTTCAAGTCCATGTAAAAAACCTATTTAAAAAGAATTTGCGCCACTAAACGTCGAACGTCTTCAGCGGTTGGAGGGTTTTGTTTTTCGAGTTCCAGATAGATGTATGCGATTTCATGAAAAATCAGCACAGCTCGCTGTTCGATACTAAGTGGGTAAAAAGCTGGTGTTGTGCAGATTCGGTAACTGTTGCGAGCAGGATCAAAGAAGTTGATAGCCGCCAGTTTAAAATCCGTGATTTTATTCTGCGCTTGGGCCTCACGTAAAACGCGCATCGTTTCATGAAAAGTATAAGACGTTTCTGCCTGTGTGAAATCCGAAGCCGTGCAGTCTCCGAATTGAATAGATGTGTAAATGTCCATCGCCACAACAGGGTAACGAAGTCTAAAAATATACTCGGTGATTTTCGCGTGAAGAAGTTCGGCTTTGGAATAACGTGGTAGAACCTCTATTTTAGATTGCTGTTCAAACACGTCTTGAGCGAACCAAAGGCCTTGAGTCTGAACGGCAAAGCCTCCGTTACCGCGAATGAAGATCGCTTGCGCCGACTGGGGGACCCACAGCAAAATGAAGAACAGAGTCGGAATGCTACGACCAAGGAAAGACTTGAACATTGATTTCATAGACTTCTTTCTTTTCTCCGGCTTCAAGAAAACGCGCGGTTTTCTCTACAAATTTCAAAACTCGTTTTTTCACCAAAGGTAACTTCTTAGGATCAATACAAACACTTACCGAGCATACATCGCGTTTTTCCACGGGCACGGTGTCCAATTGAGAAATAATTCGGCTCAATGATTTTTTGTGGGAAGCACGCAGGGCTTCGGAAGGAACATCCAAAGTTGTTATAACGTGTTCATGATGTATGACGACTTTTTTATCAACAACTTCGATCAGTCCGACGGATTTCAGGTTGTGCAGGATTTTATCGACCTTATCTTTAGAGATTTTTAGTTTTTCCGCAATCCAGTCCGGTTTCAGCACGAAGTCGGTTGCTGTGGTCAGGGCCAGAAAAGCAAAGTGTATGGGGTCGGATATGATCTCAAAGCGTTCGGAGGAAAGACGGTGAGCTTTAGATGCTTCCCAGCTTTCCGGAGACTGGAAGGCTTCGGCTTGTTTGTCAGGAAGATTTAAGTTTGCCAGGATTTTTTTAGCCGTTTTTTCGGTGCACATTCTTCGACCGGAAAGATAGTCGTTCAGTTGCCCGATAGAAACGCCACAGTGCTTCGCAAAAGCCCTTTTAGAATAGCGCTCGTTGCGGCTTTGGCGCTCCTTTAAAAGTTTTTTGAGGAACTGCGGGAACTGTTTTCTCACTCGTATCTCCTTCGTCGCGGAGATTAGCCTTGCCTTTCAAATATTTGCAAGTTTGCAGTGTCACAAGTGTACGCTTTTTTTGTGCGCTCATTTGCTAATACCTGATTTCAATAGCTTAAATACTTTTTTTAGTGCTCTTATTCAGAAGTGCGTCGCTTTTAAAAACAAAAAAGTATTTACATAAAAACTTTTGTTCCGAGAACCTGTAAAGATCTTCGCGCGGCCCGGCAGATTCAGTGTTTCAGTGCCAGTGACACACTATCTACTCCAGGGACCCCTCGTAAATTCAACCCCAGAAAAAACGTCTTAAGAGGTCTCTTTACGGGCCGAATAGACAGGTATGTTTAGAATCACTCGTCTTTTAGACCAAAAGGGAATGAGCCTTGTTGAGGCCCTCGTAGGGATCAGCATGATCGGTGTCGTTGCGGCGTCGGCGGCAACCCTTATGGTGAATGTCACCGATTCCCATGCGGTTGCTAATGATAAGGTTTCCTTAACGAATATTTCTAGCTCCCTGATGAATGTGATTATGAACGAGGCGGCTTGGTCGGTGACTAAGACCCGCAATAGTTCGATGGCGTGTTCTCGGACGGTGCCTTCGAGCTGCGCTTCTGGACATAAATCGAAAGTGTCTCTTTTTAATTCAGAGGGTAAGCAATTAACTCATTTAAATAATCCCGATTGGGGATTTTACTCCAATGGTCAACCTTGCAGTACATATGGAAGTAACGGCTGCAACTTCAAAGCGGAAATCAATTGGGTGGTAAAATGCAGCAACACGCAAAGCTGTCTTTATCCCGTTGAAGAAGTCTCCATAAAATTTTCTTATGCCGGAACACGTTCTATCAATACAGCTCTTTATGACATTCATGCTCTAAGCCGTAGCAGTCATGCGATGAACAGCTCTCCATTTTCAGTTTGTGCAGTCAAAGGAATGTCTTTCGTGGGTTATGGTCGCAGCATCGCAAGCGCAACAGGCGGTACCTACACGGCGGATCAGCACGGTTGTATTTCCAGTCTTGCCTTTCAAGGAGCTCGAGGAAGTCAGGGACCTCAAGGCCCTCGAGGACCCGCAGGGATCAAAGGTAAAGATGGCGTGGCTTACTATTCTGGAAGTCCGCCTGCAACGGGAGGATCTTGTGCTGGCGGGACACTGACTCTTCATTCGCCTGACAAAAAGAACAAGTGTGTTTTCAGCTATTCCTCTGCGGCTTACGGTGAAAGTACGACAGTGAAGTTGGTCGGCTCCACTTTTGGTTCCGGTCCAACTGTCGATTACTGGGCAGATTGTCGCACAGATGGAACTTGGAACTATCGCGCTCTTTGCCCTAATGCGAACGCGATGACCTGTGTTCAGGGAAGTCAGGATGTGAAATCTCCGAATGGAAAGAACACATGTCGCTTTGATTGGCCGATGGGATCCTCTGGAGATGTGCACAAAGTTTCTGGTACTAACGGTGGTTCGGGTTCGGCGGTATGTCCTCAAGATTCAGGACACTGGACTCTTTCATTCAAGTGTCCTGACGATCCGAAAAAAGCGGGTATAACATGCCCGGCGGGACAAGAATCCCTTCCATCTGCGAGTGGCGACGCAAATAAACACTGTGTGTGGTCGTTTAACGAGAGTGCTCCCAACAAAACGGTGACCGCTAAGCAGTACAATAAAAATGCCAGTGGTCATTTAAGTGCTTACTGTAACGACAAAGGGCAATGGGTCAATGTGCAAGCAAGATGTGATTAGACCCGAGGAAGAGTTATGAAGCTGTTATTAAATTCAAAAGGGTTCGGCATTGTGAATGTCTTGATGGCAGCCGGTTTGGTTTCCATGACGGCGCTCTCGGTGGCTTCGGTTCTTTCAAAGC contains these protein-coding regions:
- a CDS encoding alpha/beta hydrolase family protein — its product is MSFMSARRYRYFAMFGVAIAGLSFLFTNCARDSFAIIEPSSKAQASEGEVIPEDPAAESVKMIPCSQTQFEFPLSTHWSNEKGDVVEGAADTLQTSEPNKVGTRRMYNYGFIPDYDHYIGTDYDPYRYQDADFRSFSNNLCQKTGVALEVRRPSSFSNWSIAKKKIVEGRGSVQMIYALRISGALLNVFLPPNWKSSAKRGTYPLVVTGSYDLKQSFTSEIPEVVSRTWAESKVPVIGVLWNGGGGLNSRTVNTKARAQFNDIVQNLADHFGADPYRIIATGTSRGGATAMAMASNPERYPYKVVGAFVSVPPADFGFLAELTGATVPFLMQAAEWTIGLLDTWKKDFRYPNLGNKMTGYTRNEAHTHILVGSKDRATMDANLSLTSPRFVNALKSSGTQVYLVIGSHDFIVGWADQYRYARILRNAGIPMELSVNYLSGHGAVDTGMDPANLSRVMKLVATRSTVSLIQTGRTTYRRNDYLQKKMVVTSGQAFTMEVPRIVTPSVEGHLIMTGLPGTQIEYDGVFSTTAQGPTSPFGLQKATLNSEGLLITKLELEAGFYRVQSVRILKPGQSKWQSLDLKQGTTSLERGTLTVEVRDVDPHPDTTAGEIADALTRTYLGAGGVSGTNGNPNLTYGIVETN
- a CDS encoding TIGR02147 family protein, with the protein product MDLKTQELSTNDLPNSMREALQKELQRRCQVNPRYSLRAFARALEINPSHLSKILNGQIGISEDKFEHFITVLKLPNTIVQHLKRRDFFLREIEKQGQWMERVEKQVEFLSLSLDQFRVMADWYHYAILELTRLADFQSDVAWIQTRLGLSANETQEAVDRLFRLDMLVKADDGKWKDNSDHVSNGTPNGTADARRDLQKQILNLALDALDDIPVEERLQSSMTMAVSKNQIEKAKQGIVTFQRAFATLLQEESEKKDSVYKLSISFFPVTKKVDVL
- a CDS encoding TIGR02147 family protein, which encodes MRKQFPQFLKKLLKERQSRNERYSKRAFAKHCGVSIGQLNDYLSGRRMCTEKTAKKILANLNLPDKQAEAFQSPESWEASKAHRLSSERFEIISDPIHFAFLALTTATDFVLKPDWIAEKLKISKDKVDKILHNLKSVGLIEVVDKKVVIHHEHVITTLDVPSEALRASHKKSLSRIISQLDTVPVEKRDVCSVSVCIDPKKLPLVKKRVLKFVEKTARFLEAGEKKEVYEINVQVFPWS